One segment of Streptomyces sp. NBC_00576 DNA contains the following:
- a CDS encoding ATP-binding cassette domain-containing protein, protein MDGPHGLGVTTRAFGLKGPRGWAFREVSFDAEPGSLIAVEGASGSGRTCLLLALTGRMRATEGSATVGEWHLPKQATAVRRVSALAHVPGVTDLDPALTVGEHLRERALLEHRFGGSLRGLLRPRAERTAEAKLRVDSALTAAGLDPEALPKGSRTAVRDLERLEALRLSVALALIGGPRLLGVDDTDLKLSDAERGEVWALLRSLADAGTTVVAVCSEAPEGAVTVSTTVSTLPREQDPGEKESGEKETREKETVDALPETGRA, encoded by the coding sequence GTGGACGGTCCGCACGGGCTCGGGGTGACCACCCGGGCCTTCGGGCTCAAGGGGCCTCGCGGCTGGGCATTCCGTGAGGTGTCCTTCGACGCGGAGCCCGGCTCGCTGATCGCGGTGGAGGGTGCGTCCGGATCCGGACGCACCTGCCTGCTGCTCGCGCTCACGGGCCGGATGAGGGCCACCGAGGGGTCGGCCACGGTCGGCGAGTGGCACCTGCCCAAGCAGGCGACGGCGGTGCGCCGCGTGAGCGCGCTCGCGCACGTCCCCGGCGTCACCGACCTGGACCCCGCCCTGACCGTCGGGGAGCACCTACGGGAACGGGCGCTGCTGGAACACCGGTTCGGCGGTTCCCTGCGCGGGCTGCTGCGGCCACGCGCGGAACGGACGGCCGAGGCGAAGCTGCGCGTCGACTCCGCGCTGACGGCGGCCGGCCTCGACCCTGAGGCACTTCCCAAGGGCTCCCGGACCGCCGTACGCGATCTGGAGCGGCTGGAGGCGCTGCGGCTGTCCGTGGCGCTGGCCCTGATCGGCGGGCCGCGGCTGCTGGGCGTCGACGACACCGACCTGAAGCTGTCGGACGCCGAACGGGGCGAGGTCTGGGCTCTGTTGAGGTCCCTCGCCGACGCCGGGACGACCGTCGTGGCGGTGTGCAGCGAGGCTCCCGAAGGGGCCGTCACTGTTTCGACCACCGTGTCGACACTGCCGCGCGAGCAGGATCCGGGCGAGAAAGAGTCAGGCGAGAAAGAGACTCGGGAGAAGGAGACGGTGGATGCGCTCCCCGAGACTGGCCGCGCTTGA
- a CDS encoding DUF3040 domain-containing protein, with translation MPLSEHEQRMLEQMERALYAEDPKFATALEGSGLRTYTRRRVYQAVAGFLVGIALLMAGMVAVQIWLSVVGFLVMLGCAVLAVTGWRKAPKPGEQPAAGAAPGAPHARRQGRQRRSMMDRIEERWQRRRDEQQGGQ, from the coding sequence GTGCCGCTCTCGGAGCACGAGCAGCGAATGCTCGAGCAGATGGAGCGAGCGCTGTACGCCGAAGATCCCAAGTTCGCGACAGCGCTTGAAGGAAGCGGGCTGCGCACGTACACCCGGCGACGGGTCTACCAGGCGGTCGCGGGCTTCCTCGTAGGTATCGCGCTCCTCATGGCCGGAATGGTCGCAGTGCAGATCTGGCTGAGCGTGGTGGGATTCCTCGTCATGCTGGGCTGCGCGGTACTGGCCGTGACGGGCTGGCGCAAGGCTCCCAAGCCGGGCGAACAGCCCGCCGCGGGTGCTGCCCCCGGAGCTCCGCATGCTCGCCGACAGGGCCGGCAGCGGCGCTCCATGATGGACCGCATCGAGGAGCGCTGGCAGCGCCGCCGCGACGAACAGCAGGGTGGCCAGTAG
- a CDS encoding transglutaminase TgpA family protein, producing MSGRARLALCAWVATMLTACALLPLVEDVSWLLQVAFLLGVQTIVGAGARRVPLAWPMTVAAQLLVSLVLLTLVFVREQAFFGLIPGPDAFQQFGTLLQSGADDVGRYAIPAPLSDGIRLMLVGGALLIGLMVDTLAVTFRSAAPAGLPLLALYSVAAGLADGGGAWVWFLLASAGYLMLLLAEGRDRLSQWGRVFGGAPRALGEQSTGGAIAPVRTGRRIGAVALGVALVVPLALPSLDGGLLGAAGGGVGPGSGGGGTISAVNPLVSLRDNLNVDEDRQVLSVRNSSEDTQDLYLRIVSLDTFDGTAWKPSQRHIQDVPDRFPTPLGLRADVRRTEVTTSVSAADWYSQDWLPMPYPATGVKIGGSWRFEPVGRTLVGDHGQNTRGARYTVTSLDVQPTAQQLAEAPEPDPALVREFTQVPESLPTIVARTAREVTAGSVNAYEQAVKLQDYFAVSGGFRYDTQVQVGSGSNAIARFLRDKEGFCVHFSFAMASMARTLGIPARVAVGFAPGTPQPDGTISVGLRDAHAWPELYFEGVGWTRFEPTPTRGSVPEYTQSQVPGSAIPNPDVPSQQASVAPSDSASASETCTAAQRRLDGGCASESPQAALGQDDDSGWWSEALGWTLGVLAALALLLSPMLWRLRIRAVRLGAHGRADADATVHALSAWQELTDTAWDFGISPEESQTPRKAAARIVRLGDLDPPAADAVHRVADAVEQVLYAPSPRPTAGLAEDVRRATEALRATAGRGTRLLATFAPRSTVRVMWTLSARWAELSERALAARPTLRKPWGQHS from the coding sequence ATGAGCGGGCGCGCACGACTGGCGCTGTGCGCCTGGGTGGCCACCATGCTGACGGCCTGTGCCCTGCTGCCGCTGGTCGAGGACGTGAGCTGGCTGCTCCAGGTGGCCTTCCTGCTCGGTGTGCAGACGATCGTCGGCGCGGGGGCCCGGCGGGTGCCGCTGGCCTGGCCGATGACGGTGGCGGCGCAGCTCCTAGTCTCCCTTGTTCTGCTGACCCTGGTCTTCGTCCGGGAGCAGGCGTTCTTCGGTCTGATCCCCGGCCCCGACGCCTTCCAGCAGTTCGGCACACTGCTGCAGAGCGGCGCGGACGACGTCGGGCGGTACGCGATCCCGGCGCCGCTGTCCGACGGCATACGGCTGATGCTGGTCGGCGGTGCGCTGCTGATCGGGCTCATGGTGGACACCCTCGCGGTGACCTTCCGCAGCGCGGCTCCGGCCGGCCTGCCGCTTCTCGCGCTGTACTCGGTCGCCGCCGGGCTGGCCGACGGCGGGGGCGCCTGGGTGTGGTTCCTGCTGGCCTCGGCGGGCTATCTGATGCTGCTCCTGGCCGAGGGCCGGGACCGGCTCTCCCAGTGGGGCCGGGTCTTCGGCGGCGCGCCGCGCGCCCTGGGCGAACAGTCGACCGGCGGCGCGATCGCCCCCGTACGCACGGGACGGCGGATCGGCGCGGTCGCGCTGGGCGTCGCCCTGGTGGTGCCGCTGGCGCTGCCCTCGCTCGACGGCGGGCTGCTGGGCGCCGCGGGGGGTGGTGTGGGCCCGGGCAGCGGAGGCGGCGGCACGATCTCCGCCGTGAACCCGCTGGTGTCGCTGCGCGACAATCTGAACGTGGACGAGGACCGTCAGGTCCTGTCCGTGCGCAACAGCAGCGAGGACACCCAGGACCTGTATCTGCGGATCGTCTCGCTGGACACCTTCGACGGCACCGCGTGGAAGCCGTCCCAGCGGCACATCCAGGACGTGCCCGACAGATTCCCGACGCCGCTCGGCCTGAGAGCGGACGTACGCCGCACGGAGGTCACGACCTCCGTCTCGGCGGCGGACTGGTACTCCCAGGACTGGCTCCCGATGCCGTACCCGGCCACCGGTGTGAAGATCGGCGGCAGTTGGCGCTTCGAGCCTGTGGGCCGCACCCTCGTCGGCGACCACGGCCAGAACACGCGCGGCGCGCGGTACACGGTGACGAGCCTGGACGTGCAGCCGACCGCGCAGCAGCTCGCCGAGGCACCGGAGCCGGACCCGGCACTGGTACGCGAGTTCACCCAGGTCCCGGAGTCGCTGCCGACGATCGTGGCGCGCACCGCGCGCGAGGTCACCGCCGGTTCGGTCAACGCCTACGAGCAGGCGGTCAAGCTCCAGGACTACTTCGCGGTGAGCGGCGGCTTCCGGTACGACACCCAGGTACAGGTCGGCAGCGGCTCCAACGCGATCGCGCGGTTCCTGAGGGACAAGGAGGGCTTCTGCGTCCACTTCTCCTTCGCGATGGCGTCGATGGCCCGCACGCTGGGCATTCCGGCCCGGGTCGCGGTGGGCTTCGCACCGGGCACCCCGCAGCCGGACGGCACGATCTCGGTGGGGCTGCGCGACGCGCACGCCTGGCCGGAGCTGTACTTCGAGGGCGTCGGCTGGACCCGTTTCGAGCCGACCCCGACCCGTGGTTCGGTGCCCGAGTACACGCAGTCCCAGGTGCCGGGCAGCGCCATCCCGAACCCGGACGTGCCGTCCCAGCAGGCGTCCGTCGCGCCGTCCGACTCTGCCTCGGCGAGCGAGACCTGCACGGCGGCGCAGCGGCGGCTGGACGGTGGGTGCGCGAGCGAGTCCCCGCAGGCCGCGCTGGGCCAGGACGACGACAGTGGGTGGTGGTCCGAGGCACTCGGGTGGACGCTGGGTGTGCTCGCCGCGCTGGCGCTCCTGCTGTCGCCGATGCTGTGGCGGCTGCGGATCCGGGCCGTGCGGCTCGGAGCGCACGGCCGAGCCGACGCCGACGCGACGGTCCACGCGCTGTCGGCCTGGCAGGAACTGACCGACACCGCCTGGGACTTCGGCATCAGCCCGGAGGAGTCCCAGACGCCCCGCAAGGCGGCCGCCCGGATCGTGCGCCTCGGCGATCTCGATCCACCGGCGGCTGACGCCGTGCACCGGGTGGCGGACGCCGTGGAGCAGGTCCTGTACGCGCCGAGTCCCCGCCCGACGGCGGGGCTCGCGGAGGATGTGCGCCGGGCGACCGAGGCCCTGCGTGCCACGGCGGGCCGGGGCACGCGGCTGCTCGCGACATTCGCCCCACGTTCGACCGTACGTGTGATGTGGACACTGTCGGCGCGCTGGGCCGAACTCAGCGAGCGGGCGCTGGCGGCCAGGCCGACCCTGCGCAAGCCGTGGGGCCAGCACAGCTGA
- a CDS encoding methyltransferase, with product MSDPMRPRSSLRTAVVWEVLQDALERRVKATGRESLDVLDTGGGSGNFAVPVARLGHRVTVVDPSPNALFALERRAAEAGVADRVRGVQGDAHGLFDVVERGGYDAVLCHGVLEYVDDPAEGVRNVVAALRSEGVLSLLAAGLGGAVLARALAGHFKEAKRALDDPNGRWGESDPVPHRFTAEQLTGLVEGAGLRVGAVHGVRIFADLVPGVLVDTEPGALDALLKLEAAAAEQAAFHSVATQLHVLGETPGAAEV from the coding sequence GTGTCGGACCCGATGCGACCCCGCTCTTCCCTCCGTACAGCCGTGGTCTGGGAGGTCCTCCAGGACGCCCTGGAACGCCGCGTCAAAGCCACGGGGCGAGAGTCGCTGGACGTCCTCGACACCGGCGGCGGCAGCGGCAACTTCGCGGTGCCTGTCGCCCGCCTGGGCCACCGTGTCACCGTCGTCGACCCGAGCCCCAACGCACTGTTCGCGCTGGAGCGCCGGGCCGCCGAGGCCGGTGTCGCCGACCGCGTCCGGGGCGTCCAGGGCGACGCGCACGGCCTCTTCGACGTGGTCGAGCGCGGTGGCTACGACGCGGTGCTCTGCCACGGCGTCCTGGAGTACGTGGACGACCCCGCCGAGGGCGTCCGCAACGTGGTGGCCGCCCTGCGCTCCGAGGGCGTCCTCAGCCTGCTCGCCGCCGGACTCGGCGGCGCCGTGCTCGCGCGGGCCCTCGCCGGGCACTTCAAGGAGGCCAAGCGGGCGCTCGACGACCCGAACGGCCGCTGGGGCGAGAGTGACCCCGTCCCCCACCGGTTCACCGCCGAACAGCTCACCGGGCTGGTCGAGGGTGCGGGCCTGCGCGTGGGCGCCGTCCACGGCGTACGGATCTTCGCCGACCTGGTGCCCGGGGTCCTCGTGGACACCGAGCCGGGCGCCCTGGACGCGCTGCTGAAGCTGGAGGCCGCGGCGGCCGAGCAGGCCGCGTTCCACTCCGTGGCCACCCAGCTTCATGTGCTCGGCGAGACTCCGGGTGCCGCCGAGGTCTGA
- a CDS encoding DUF58 domain-containing protein gives MSAEAPGHPEDDEGDKGGVRTALAGLTTRGRSFLAAGVAAAICAYVLGQSDLLRVGVLLAVLPLVCATVLYRTRYRVAGSRRLSPARVPAAAEARVHLRMDNVSRLPTGLLMLQDRVPYVLGPRPRFVLDRVEAGGRREVSYRVRSDLRGRYPLGPLQLRLTDPFGMCELTRSFSTYDTLTVIPRVDTLPPVRLTGEAKGYGEGRHRSLALAGEDDVIPRGYRYGDDLRRVHWRSTARYGELMVRREEQPQRARCTVLLDTRGIAYLGAGPDSAFEWAVSGAASVLVHMLERGFSVRLLTDTGNSVPGEGAEGFAGASQESADAAGLMMDTLAVIDHSDGTDISRAYDVLRAGGEGLLMAFFGDLDEEQAAVAAKMRQRSGGAVAFVLDSETWVQEPNDVPGPEDPAEESLRMLREAGWTAVRVPRGVAMSDLWRQADRERSGLGALSGGEGRS, from the coding sequence ATGAGCGCAGAGGCGCCGGGGCACCCGGAGGACGACGAGGGCGACAAGGGCGGGGTGCGTACGGCGCTGGCCGGACTCACCACCCGCGGACGCTCCTTCCTGGCCGCCGGGGTCGCCGCTGCCATCTGCGCGTACGTCCTGGGGCAGAGCGATCTGCTCCGGGTGGGCGTACTGCTCGCCGTACTCCCACTGGTCTGCGCGACCGTCCTGTACCGCACGCGCTACCGGGTGGCCGGCAGCCGCCGGCTCTCCCCCGCGCGCGTGCCCGCCGCCGCCGAGGCCCGCGTCCATCTCCGGATGGACAACGTCTCGCGGCTGCCCACGGGCCTGCTGATGCTCCAGGACCGGGTGCCGTACGTGCTCGGTCCGCGCCCCCGGTTCGTCCTGGACCGGGTGGAGGCGGGCGGGCGCCGCGAGGTGTCCTACCGCGTCCGCTCCGACCTGCGGGGCCGCTATCCGCTGGGCCCGCTCCAGCTGCGGCTGACCGACCCGTTCGGCATGTGCGAGCTGACCCGCTCCTTCTCCACGTACGACACCCTGACGGTGATCCCGCGCGTGGATACCCTGCCGCCGGTGCGACTGACCGGCGAGGCCAAGGGATACGGCGAAGGACGGCACCGCTCGCTGGCGCTGGCCGGCGAGGACGACGTGATCCCGCGCGGGTACCGCTACGGCGACGACCTGCGCCGCGTGCACTGGCGCTCCACCGCCCGCTACGGCGAGCTGATGGTGCGCCGCGAGGAACAGCCGCAGCGCGCCCGCTGCACGGTACTCCTCGACACCCGGGGCATCGCCTACCTGGGCGCGGGCCCGGACTCGGCCTTCGAGTGGGCGGTGTCGGGTGCCGCGTCCGTCCTGGTCCACATGCTCGAACGGGGCTTTTCCGTACGACTGTTGACGGACACCGGCAACTCCGTGCCCGGCGAGGGCGCCGAGGGTTTCGCGGGCGCCAGTCAGGAGTCCGCGGACGCGGCCGGACTGATGATGGACACGCTCGCGGTGATCGACCACTCGGACGGCACGGACATCTCCCGGGCGTACGACGTGCTGCGGGCCGGCGGCGAGGGACTGCTGATGGCGTTCTTCGGCGACCTCGACGAGGAGCAGGCCGCGGTGGCCGCGAAGATGCGGCAGCGCAGCGGCGGAGCGGTCGCCTTCGTGCTGGACAGTGAGACCTGGGTGCAGGAACCCAACGATGTGCCGGGCCCCGAGGACCCGGCCGAGGAGTCGCTGCGGATGCTGCGCGAGGCGGGCTGGACGGCGGTGCGGGTACCGCGAGGGGTCGCGATGAGCGACCTGTGGCGCCAGGCGGACCGGGAGCGTTCCGGTCTCGGTGCCCTCAGTGGCGGGGAGGGACGGTCATGA
- a CDS encoding YhgE/Pip domain-containing protein, with amino-acid sequence MRSPRLAALELRRFGRGRLPRAALASLLLLPLLYGALYLWSFWDPYGRLDRIPVALVNADNGASVAGKKLAAGADIVKGLRDSDTFEWHEVSAAQAREGVEDGTYYLSLTMPADFSKRIASSSGDSPETGALQVRTNDANNYIVGQISRTVFGEVRTAASTKASRSFLDRIFVSFSDIHGQTVKAAKGADTLTGGIGKAEQGSKDLADGLKDAEAVSGKLVRGLRKLDSGAGDLADGSRQVAAGTQTLADRVNGVADRLGPFLKDNEKTIGDAAQLVADSAGTVRRNLGTLVKAAPAAAKGAHTASDTLDGVYKARCETAVLPDAACADLKKARQAAADVATVADDVSTLVADQNGDLDRLDQHLATLQKQAQALADRAPRLTEDLDDVVRKVDKLNAGAAQVAAGARKLHTGLSTARTGATALDTGIGDLRTGADDLSGGMFKLADGSGKLAGGLHDGAGQIPDYDRQDRDARTQVMSDPVQLASQDLHKAPNYGTGFAPYFIPLSLWVGAMVAYMLIPPLNRRALAAGASAWRIALAGWLPVAALGVLQTVALMSVLHWAIGLEMVRAAGTVGFLFLVTACFAAIVQWLNARFGAAGRILVLAFLMLQLTSAGGTYPVQTSPDFFNAIHPFMPMSYVVEALRRLITGGGLGPVWQACAVFAAFTAGALALTAVAARRKQVWTLDRLHPELSL; translated from the coding sequence ATGCGCTCCCCGAGACTGGCCGCGCTTGAGCTCAGGCGCTTCGGCCGTGGCAGGCTCCCGCGGGCAGCGTTGGCCTCGCTCCTGCTGCTGCCGCTGCTGTACGGCGCCCTGTATCTGTGGTCCTTCTGGGACCCGTACGGAAGGCTCGACCGCATACCCGTGGCGCTCGTGAACGCCGACAACGGGGCGAGCGTCGCGGGGAAGAAGCTCGCGGCCGGTGCCGACATCGTCAAGGGGCTGCGCGACAGTGACACCTTCGAGTGGCACGAGGTGAGTGCGGCCCAGGCCCGGGAGGGCGTCGAGGACGGCACTTACTACCTGTCGCTGACCATGCCGGCCGACTTCAGCAAGCGGATCGCGTCCAGTTCGGGCGACTCCCCGGAGACGGGCGCGCTCCAGGTGCGGACGAACGACGCCAACAACTACATCGTCGGGCAGATCTCCCGGACGGTGTTCGGCGAGGTGCGTACGGCCGCCTCCACGAAGGCCTCGCGTTCGTTCCTGGACCGGATCTTCGTCTCGTTCTCCGACATCCACGGGCAGACCGTGAAGGCCGCCAAGGGCGCCGACACGCTCACGGGCGGCATCGGAAAGGCCGAGCAGGGGTCCAAGGATCTCGCCGACGGGCTGAAGGACGCCGAGGCGGTCAGCGGCAAGCTGGTCCGGGGGCTGAGGAAGCTCGACTCGGGGGCGGGCGATCTGGCGGACGGTTCGCGGCAGGTCGCGGCAGGCACACAGACGCTCGCCGACCGGGTCAACGGCGTCGCGGACCGGCTGGGGCCCTTCCTCAAGGACAACGAGAAGACGATCGGGGACGCCGCTCAGCTCGTCGCCGACTCGGCCGGTACGGTCCGGCGCAACCTCGGCACCCTGGTGAAGGCCGCCCCGGCCGCCGCCAAGGGCGCCCACACGGCCTCCGACACCCTGGACGGGGTCTACAAAGCGCGCTGCGAGACCGCGGTGCTGCCGGACGCCGCGTGCGCCGACCTGAAGAAGGCCAGGCAGGCAGCGGCGGACGTGGCTACGGTCGCCGACGACGTCAGCACACTGGTCGCCGACCAGAACGGCGATCTGGACCGACTCGACCAGCACCTCGCCACCCTGCAGAAGCAGGCCCAGGCGCTCGCCGACCGCGCCCCGCGCCTGACCGAGGACCTCGACGACGTCGTCCGGAAGGTCGACAAGCTCAACGCGGGGGCCGCTCAGGTCGCCGCGGGAGCGCGGAAGCTGCACACCGGGCTCTCCACCGCCCGGACCGGCGCGACCGCCCTCGACACGGGCATCGGGGACCTCAGGACGGGCGCGGACGACCTCTCCGGAGGCATGTTCAAGCTCGCCGACGGCTCCGGGAAACTCGCCGGCGGGCTGCACGACGGCGCAGGGCAGATCCCCGACTACGACCGGCAGGACCGTGACGCGCGCACCCAGGTGATGTCCGACCCGGTCCAACTCGCCTCCCAGGACCTGCACAAGGCACCCAACTACGGCACCGGATTCGCCCCGTACTTCATCCCGCTGTCCCTGTGGGTGGGCGCGATGGTCGCCTACATGCTGATCCCTCCGCTCAACCGGCGCGCGCTCGCCGCGGGCGCCTCCGCGTGGCGCATCGCGCTGGCGGGCTGGCTCCCCGTGGCCGCCCTGGGCGTGCTCCAGACCGTGGCCCTGATGTCCGTACTGCACTGGGCGATCGGCCTGGAGATGGTGCGGGCGGCGGGGACGGTGGGCTTCCTGTTCCTGGTGACGGCGTGCTTCGCGGCGATCGTCCAGTGGCTGAACGCGCGTTTCGGAGCAGCGGGCCGGATCCTCGTACTCGCCTTCCTGATGCTCCAGTTGACGTCCGCGGGGGGCACCTATCCCGTGCAGACCAGTCCCGACTTCTTCAACGCGATCCACCCCTTCATGCCGATGAGTTACGTCGTCGAGGCCCTGCGCAGGCTCATCACGGGCGGCGGGCTCGGCCCGGTGTGGCAGGCGTGTGCGGTGTTCGCGGCGTTCACGGCCGGCGCCCTGGCGCTGACCGCCGTGGCGGCCCGCCGCAAGCAGGTGTGGACCCTGGACCGACTGCACCCGGAGCTGAGCCTGTGA
- a CDS encoding TetR/AcrR family transcriptional regulator: MEHSRTPSGGGTRREATRQKLYEAAVTLIAEQGFSATTVDEIAERAGVAKGTVYYNFASKSVLFEELLRHGVELLTASLREAAEQTARDGGTKIDALDAMVRAGLVFISRYPAFTQLYVAELWRTNRAWQSTLMVVRQQAVAVIEDVLREAVASGELSDEIDIPLTAAALVGMVLVAALDWQSFQPERSLDDVHSALSRLLQGRVGGNR; this comes from the coding sequence ATGGAACACAGCAGGACCCCGTCGGGCGGCGGTACGCGCCGCGAGGCCACCCGGCAGAAGCTCTACGAGGCCGCCGTCACGCTCATCGCCGAACAGGGCTTCTCCGCCACCACGGTGGACGAGATCGCCGAGCGGGCCGGCGTCGCCAAGGGCACGGTCTACTACAACTTCGCGAGCAAGTCCGTCCTCTTCGAGGAGTTGCTGCGGCACGGTGTGGAACTCCTCACCGCCTCCCTTCGGGAGGCGGCCGAGCAGACCGCCCGGGACGGCGGCACGAAGATCGACGCCCTGGACGCGATGGTCCGGGCCGGACTCGTCTTCATCAGCCGCTACCCGGCGTTCACCCAGCTGTACGTGGCCGAGTTGTGGCGCACCAACCGGGCCTGGCAGTCCACCCTGATGGTGGTCAGACAGCAGGCGGTTGCGGTCATCGAGGACGTCCTGCGCGAGGCCGTGGCGAGCGGCGAGCTCAGCGACGAGATCGACATCCCGCTGACCGCGGCGGCCCTGGTCGGCATGGTCCTGGTCGCCGCCCTGGACTGGCAGTCCTTCCAGCCGGAACGCTCCCTGGACGACGTCCACTCGGCGCTGTCCCGACTGCTCCAGGGACGGGTGGGCGGCAACCGCTGA
- a CDS encoding SAV_6107 family HEPN domain-containing protein, translating into MASTNAAAAPRRRPSGPAPSLTGPAGDVHPVLRRATAPPAALDLLAQARAGLDEAAVLETANERYATAHLAALRTAAAVLAARGRPEPTPRRRARIRSAWEVLPEIAPELAEWSVLFASGARRRARAEAGIQGAAGSRDADDLIRDVAMFLRLVERMLVLQPVLPQPRHDLDRPPRAVQEEDREGGREGGRDVPDAG; encoded by the coding sequence ATGGCCAGTACGAACGCAGCCGCCGCCCCTCGGCGCCGCCCCTCCGGCCCTGCCCCCTCACTGACCGGGCCGGCGGGCGACGTGCACCCCGTGCTCCGCCGGGCCACGGCCCCGCCCGCAGCCCTCGACCTGCTCGCCCAGGCCCGTGCCGGACTCGATGAGGCGGCCGTCCTGGAGACCGCGAACGAGCGGTATGCCACCGCCCACCTCGCCGCCCTGCGCACCGCCGCCGCGGTGCTCGCCGCCCGGGGCCGCCCCGAACCCACCCCGAGGCGCCGGGCACGCATCCGCAGCGCCTGGGAAGTGCTCCCCGAGATAGCGCCCGAACTCGCCGAGTGGAGCGTGCTGTTCGCCTCCGGTGCCCGCCGCCGCGCCCGCGCCGAGGCCGGCATCCAGGGTGCGGCCGGCAGCCGCGACGCCGACGACCTGATACGCGACGTGGCGATGTTCCTGCGCCTCGTCGAGCGGATGCTCGTCCTCCAGCCGGTGCTGCCCCAGCCGCGCCACGACCTGGACAGGCCCCCGAGGGCGGTCCAGGAGGAGGACCGGGAGGGAGGCAGAGAGGGAGGCAGGGACGTCCCGGACGCGGGCTGA